A single Hylaeus volcanicus isolate JK05 unplaced genomic scaffold, UHH_iyHylVolc1.0_haploid 12221, whole genome shotgun sequence DNA region contains:
- the LOC128883404 gene encoding uncharacterized protein LOC128883404 gives MDNSTENQALSAKEMQDASEMGNNASNDEAPPSNTFLHNKKRLVESSSEFAENKKSRTENVEQNVQDENRNPLTEKELLLALKNQIEYYFSDDNLRRDYFFNTKLTENQENWLAVKYILSCRKIMKLNATQENIEEALVTSDLDTKLDEKNNLWIRRTSPVPSLDPDVVSNRKNDFSKNQQCKKAQGCPTSVQNIHQLGCFLKIQNIPKDVNWLPVKKALQEKLKETKLKHVSKVTPNGEAYAVCRPFPNDVEFFSELKTIDVNGQTVAVGLVHDLNLVSEILANHVPKGLVRDRVKDLQKLKASIASTPLSLGGTRFENVEHLRKCYKELLDTSPLGECLKPQAFTVIRAILNYHPNAAKKLHQIKSIKVDLRQDVPSTPDSKPTKCFFIVREDDSCEDVSMVKCITEMMKNPPRAHDTEEKKDVQVKADTEDTATSIV, from the exons ATGGATAATTCAACTGAAAATCAAGCATTGAGTGCCAAAGAAATGCAAGATGCGAGTGAAATGGGAAATAATGCATCCAATGATGAAGCACCTCCATCCAACACATTTTTACACAACAAGAAACGACTTGTTGAATCTTCTTCAGAATTCGcggaaaacaaaaaatcgcGAACGGAGAATGTTGAACAAAATGTTCAAGATGAAAATCGAAACCCACTGACAGAGAAGGAGCTTCTATTAGCCCTTAAAAACCAAATAGAGTATTACTTTTCTGATGACAACTTACGTcgtgattattttttcaatacaaaaCTTACGGAAAAtcaagaa aattggCTTGCcgtcaaatatattttgagtTGTCGGAAAATAATGAAGCTCAATGCTACACAGGAAAATATTGAGGAAGCTCTTGTCACTTCTGATTTAGATACAAAACTTGATGAAAAG AACAATCTTTGGATTCGTCGAACGTCACCTGTGCCCTCTTTAGATCCTGATGTTGTTTCtaatagaaaaaatgatttttcgaaGAACCAACAATGTAAAAAAGCTCAAGGCTGCCCTACAAGtgttcaaaatattcatcaaCTTGG CTGcttcttaaaaattcaaaatataccAAAAGATGTCAATTGGCTTCCTGTTAAAAAGGCTCTACAAGAAAAGTTAAAAGAG ACAAAACTCAAACATGTTTCCAAAGTTACTCCAAATGGTGAAGCCTACGCAGTATGCCGTCCGTTCCCAAATgatgttgaatttttttctgagcTCAAAACTATTGATGTGAATGGACAAACCGTGGCCGTTGGGCTTGTACACGATCTTAATCTTGTATCCGAAATTCTTGCAAATCATGTTCCAAAAGGACTTGTTCGTGATAGAGTTAaagatttacaaaaattgaaa GCTTCAATCGCTTCGACACCTCTCAGTTTAGGTGGaactcgtttcgaaaacgtgGAACATCTCCGAAAGTGTTATAAAGAACTTCTTGATACGTCTCCCTTGGGTGAATGTCTTAAACCTCAAGCTTTCACTGTT ATTCGAGCGATTCTCAATTATCACCCTAATGCCGCTAAAAAGCTTCATCAAATTAAGAGTATTAAGGTCGACTTAAGACAGGACGTCCCATCAACACCTGATAGCAAACcgacaaaatgtttttttattgttcgcGAAGATGATTCATGCgag gatGTATCTATGGTGAAATGCATTACCGAAATGATGAAAAATCCGCCTCGTGCACATGacacagaagaaaaaaaagatgtgCAGGTTAAAGCTGATACTGAAGATACTGCTACGAGCATTGTATGA